The Candidatus Desulfofervidus auxilii sequence GGACTTTATTTTGAACTTGCTCATCCAGGAGTGGTTTTGCCAGGAGTAATTGGCGCCATTTCTTTAGTACTTGCCTTTTTTGCCTTTCAAGTATTGCCAGTAAATTATGCAGGTGTGCTTCTTATTTTATTAGGAATCATCTTTTTTATTCTTGAGCTTAAAATAACTAGTTATGGTCTTTTAACAATAGCAGCTATTTTTTGTTATGCTTTAGGTTCCTTAATGCTTTTTCATGAAGCTCCAGGTTATTTTCACATTTCTTGGAGTGTTTTATGTCCTACTTTATTATTTATTTCTTTATTCTTTATTGGTGTGATGGGTTTAGTAGTTAAAGCTCAAAGAGCAAGGGTAAAGATAGGTAAAGAATCATTAATTGGAGAAATTGGAGAAGTGGTTGAGGCTATTTCTCCAGGTAGTTTGGGTAAAGTCTTTGTTCATGGAGAATATTGGAATGCTGAAAGTGAAGAACATATTTCTAAAAAGGAAAAAGTAAAAATAATTGATGTTAAAGGGTTGAAATTAAAAGTAAAAAAAATAAAAAATGGAGGAAGTTATGTATAGTTATGCCCTTATCACAATTTTAATTTTAATTCTTTTATTTCTTGCTAGTGCCATTAGGGTGCTAGCAGAGTATGAGCGTGGAGTGATTTTTCGATTAGGACGGGTTATAGCAGCCAAAGGGCCTGGTTTGATTATTCTTATTCCTATTGTTGATAGGATGGTAAAGATTAGCCTTAGGCTTGTAGCTATGGATGTTCCTCCTCAAGATGTAATTACAAGAGATAATGTTTCAGTCAAAGTAAATGCAGTTGTCTATTTTAGAGTGGTAGATCCAATAAAGGCTGTAGTAGAAGTAGAGAATTATCTTTATGCTACCTCTCAGTTGGCTCAAACTACTTTGCGAAGTGTGTGTGGTGAGGCTGAACTAGATGAACTTTTATCAGAAAGAGAAAAGATCAATACAAAGTTACAAGATATTTTAGATAGACATACTGATCCATGGGGAATAAAAGTAACTACTGTTGAGATAAAACACATTGATCTTCCACAGGAGATGCAAAGAGCAATGGCTAAACAAGCAGAAGCAGAAAGAGAAAGGCGTTCAAAGATTATTAATGCAGAAGGTGAATTTCAAGCTGCTACTCGACTTGCTGAAGCAGCAGCTATTATTGAAAAG is a genomic window containing:
- a CDS encoding slipin family protein, with the protein product MYSYALITILILILLFLASAIRVLAEYERGVIFRLGRVIAAKGPGLIILIPIVDRMVKISLRLVAMDVPPQDVITRDNVSVKVNAVVYFRVVDPIKAVVEVENYLYATSQLAQTTLRSVCGEAELDELLSEREKINTKLQDILDRHTDPWGIKVTTVEIKHIDLPQEMQRAMAKQAEAERERRSKIINAEGEFQAATRLAEAAAIIEKYPVAIQLRYLQTLREIATENNSVTVFPIPVDLITPFIKFKAEK